In one Prosthecochloris aestuarii DSM 271 genomic region, the following are encoded:
- a CDS encoding DUF4349 domain-containing protein has product MLKNLSGVLAILVMLLATSACDDRLPGLQQTDTGGGSFSGIAPDRAPVPEQMAATPVPAADNGVNAGNSIADVIEPKVIRQGEVMFETSNVVETRDFLLDLVRRFEGYTSSDNQYRLHDRLEAQLIVRVPSSNFDPLLTELEGRVGRFESKSISASDVTEEYLDLSVRIQIKKETEQRYREILSQAKSVKDILEVERYISQLRSDIESLEGRLNYLANRVSYSTLTIRCYQLNPRMIGFSSRLSVALNDGWNNFIWFVLGVIALWPFLLAGILLIVVLLLIGRLKR; this is encoded by the coding sequence ATGTTGAAAAACCTGTCTGGAGTATTGGCTATCCTTGTGATGCTGCTGGCAACGTCTGCCTGCGATGATCGATTGCCCGGTCTGCAGCAGACGGATACAGGCGGCGGCTCTTTTTCGGGTATTGCACCTGATAGAGCACCTGTTCCGGAACAAATGGCAGCGACTCCCGTTCCGGCTGCCGACAATGGGGTCAATGCAGGAAACAGTATTGCGGACGTTATTGAACCGAAAGTCATCCGCCAGGGCGAGGTTATGTTTGAAACCTCCAATGTTGTCGAGACCAGAGATTTTCTGCTCGATCTGGTTCGGCGCTTTGAGGGATATACGTCGAGTGATAATCAGTACCGGCTTCATGACCGGCTTGAGGCGCAATTGATCGTGCGCGTGCCGTCTTCGAATTTTGATCCGCTTCTGACAGAACTCGAAGGACGTGTCGGGCGTTTTGAAAGCAAGAGCATATCAGCCAGCGATGTTACCGAGGAGTATCTGGACCTTTCAGTTCGGATTCAAATCAAGAAAGAGACCGAGCAACGCTACAGAGAGATTCTTTCACAGGCAAAGAGCGTGAAAGATATTCTTGAAGTGGAACGCTATATCAGTCAGCTGCGCTCTGATATTGAGTCACTTGAGGGGCGCTTGAACTATCTTGCCAACCGGGTTTCCTACAGTACCCTGACGATCAGGTGCTATCAGCTCAATCCCCGGATGATCGGTTTCTCATCAAGATTGAGCGTCGCCCTCAATGATGGCTGGAACAATTTTATCTGGTTTGTTCTTGGTGTTATTGCGCTCTGGCCATTTCTCCTGGCAGGAATTCTGCTGATCGTGGTGCTGCTTCTTATCGGGCGTTTGAAGAGGTAG
- a CDS encoding FKBP-type peptidyl-prolyl cis-trans isomerase, with protein MAEAKQGDKVKVHYTGKLNDGSVFDSSVERDPLEFTIGEGAVIPGFEQAVVGLQPGDSTETTIEAANAYGNHSHELITEVPRERMPRDLQVTIGQQLQVSMANGQTAVVMVTDMTDTAVTIDANHPLAGQDLTFSIELVEIA; from the coding sequence ATGGCTGAAGCCAAACAGGGAGATAAGGTAAAAGTTCATTATACAGGGAAGCTCAACGACGGGAGCGTGTTTGATTCATCGGTTGAACGCGATCCTCTGGAGTTTACTATCGGCGAAGGTGCTGTGATACCGGGGTTTGAACAGGCGGTAGTGGGTCTTCAGCCCGGTGATTCGACTGAGACAACCATTGAAGCGGCAAATGCATACGGCAACCATAGCCATGAGCTCATAACAGAGGTTCCTCGCGAACGTATGCCCCGGGACCTCCAGGTCACTATCGGCCAGCAGCTTCAGGTCAGCATGGCCAACGGCCAGACGGCCGTTGTGATGGTGACTGATATGACCGATACGGCGGTGACCATCGACGCCAATCATCCTCTTGCAGGTCAGGACCTGACCTTTTCGATTGAGTTAGTTGAAATTGCCTGA
- a CDS encoding outer membrane protein yields the protein MKKVCSLLAVAVLLMGGSASSFAGTPYASGNIGVTWLSDSQATLGDYSERDEYQLEVDFDSGIALTGALGYDFGSTRLEAELGYQSNDAAEIRWYEDGFDDSYDAYELSGDVSLTTLMLNGYYDIKPSDASDLEIFLTAGIGAAFYTLDFGEVDDDEYRGTYHGSTLAYQIGAGLAYAVSSELTVEARYRYFSTAEFSTDDDFDTFDDGYNLDLSSNAMLIGLRYNL from the coding sequence ATGAAAAAAGTATGTTCACTTCTCGCTGTTGCAGTCCTCCTGATGGGCGGATCTGCATCATCCTTTGCAGGGACCCCTTACGCATCAGGCAATATCGGTGTTACATGGCTTAGCGATTCACAAGCAACACTCGGAGATTACTCAGAAAGAGACGAATACCAACTCGAAGTTGATTTTGATTCGGGTATCGCCCTTACCGGTGCTCTGGGTTATGATTTCGGATCTACACGACTTGAAGCAGAACTGGGTTATCAGAGCAATGATGCTGCAGAGATCCGTTGGTATGAGGATGGTTTCGATGACTCGTATGATGCTTATGAGTTAAGCGGTGATGTTTCACTGACAACATTGATGCTCAACGGCTATTATGATATCAAACCTTCTGATGCCTCAGACCTTGAAATTTTCCTGACTGCAGGAATTGGCGCTGCATTTTATACTCTGGACTTTGGAGAGGTTGATGATGATGAATATCGCGGAACATATCATGGCAGCACCCTGGCATACCAGATCGGGGCGGGTCTTGCCTACGCAGTCAGTTCTGAACTGACAGTTGAAGCACGCTATCGTTATTTCAGCACCGCTGAGTTCAGCACTGATGATGACTTTGATACATTTGATGACGGCTACAACCTGGATTTAAGCAGCAATGCAATGCTTATAGGTCTGCGCTATAACCTCTGA
- a CDS encoding mechanosensitive ion channel family protein, with translation MNIWQELRNPELVRFALPVLILLAGFLLYMVSGSLIKRLIARFRVSLIEIFVPFELIQIPFRVTFIIAVALFLQPHLSFSGSFSAIVRHALVIGLILSIAWFSIRLFRLLSSLVLGRFQKDEPDNLEARRVETHLEVLRKVLNVLIVIVAVSAVLMSFDTVRQIGISLLASAGVAGIIIGIAAQKSIATLIAGIQIAVTQPIRIDDVVIVEGEWGRIEEITLTYVVVRIWDQRRLVVPISYFLEQPFQNWTRTSSELIGSVYLYTDYSVDIEAVRRQLGSIVRATPLWDKRVENLQVTAATDKGLELRALVSASNASEVWDLRCLVRERLLDYLQKHHPESLPRVRIEPTMSST, from the coding sequence ATGAATATATGGCAAGAGCTTCGCAATCCGGAACTGGTACGTTTTGCGCTTCCTGTTCTGATCCTTTTGGCAGGCTTCCTGCTCTATATGGTCTCCGGTTCGCTCATCAAGCGTCTGATTGCCCGGTTCAGGGTTTCTCTTATCGAAATATTCGTTCCCTTCGAGCTGATCCAGATTCCCTTCAGGGTGACCTTCATTATCGCGGTCGCCCTTTTTCTTCAGCCTCATCTCTCCTTTTCCGGGTCTTTTTCTGCAATCGTCCGCCACGCCCTTGTCATTGGGTTGATTCTTTCGATAGCGTGGTTCAGTATTCGTCTCTTTCGTCTTCTCAGCAGTCTGGTGCTCGGCAGGTTTCAGAAGGACGAGCCCGATAACCTCGAAGCGCGAAGGGTGGAGACCCATCTCGAAGTTTTACGCAAGGTGCTCAATGTTCTTATTGTCATTGTCGCTGTATCGGCAGTGCTGATGAGTTTTGATACGGTGCGCCAGATCGGCATAAGTCTGTTGGCTTCTGCCGGCGTTGCCGGTATTATCATCGGTATAGCCGCGCAGAAAAGCATTGCGACGCTGATTGCCGGTATACAGATTGCCGTGACCCAGCCGATCCGTATCGATGACGTCGTCATCGTGGAGGGGGAGTGGGGCAGGATAGAAGAGATTACCCTGACCTATGTTGTTGTTCGCATCTGGGATCAGCGACGTCTGGTTGTGCCTATCAGCTACTTTTTAGAGCAACCTTTTCAGAACTGGACCCGGACTTCTTCCGAACTGATCGGCAGCGTCTACCTCTATACCGATTACAGCGTCGATATCGAGGCCGTTCGCAGACAGCTCGGCAGCATCGTTCGGGCAACGCCTCTCTGGGACAAACGTGTCGAGAATCTTCAGGTTACTGCAGCAACCGACAAAGGACTTGAACTGCGCGCCCTGGTCAGTGCCTCAAATGCATCTGAGGTCTGGGACCTGAGGTGCCTGGTCCGTGAACGACTGCTTGATTATCTTCAGAAACATCATCCAGAATCTTTGCCAAGGGTAAGAATCGAGCCAACAATGAGCAGCACATAA
- a CDS encoding protoporphyrinogen/coproporphyrinogen oxidase yields the protein MKSDVVIIGGGISGLSLAFYCAGAGLKTTLLEKNDSVGGSFNSHQFSENGLKFWLEMGAHTCYNSYQNLLDIVEACNISDTIIPREKVPFSLLIDNKVTSLMSALNIFEVLKSIPAIFSLKKDGLSVREYYSKIVGQENYNKVLSHFFSAVPSQPTDDFPADMMFKSRPKRKEVLKNYTFTNGLQSVARAIAKRRGINVFTSQDVTGVEMLDGRYVITTAGGGSYSAATLALATPSAVSSHLLQSIDPAIAGHLGKLKAASVDSVGVIIRKGDLSVKPVAALISPNDIFYSAVSRDVVPDEHFRGFAFHFKPGLSEEKKMKRITEALGVSTAKIAHTCQVTNVVPSLRVGHKEWLESMDRMLSGKNILLTGNYFGGMAIEDCVSRSRSESERMKNM from the coding sequence ATGAAAAGCGATGTTGTTATCATTGGTGGTGGTATAAGCGGGCTGAGCCTTGCGTTTTACTGCGCCGGTGCAGGGCTTAAAACCACCTTGCTGGAAAAGAACGATAGCGTGGGAGGGTCCTTTAACTCTCATCAGTTCTCCGAAAACGGATTGAAGTTCTGGCTCGAAATGGGAGCCCATACCTGTTACAACTCCTACCAGAACCTTCTCGATATTGTTGAGGCGTGCAATATTTCCGATACGATCATTCCTCGTGAGAAAGTGCCGTTCAGCCTGCTTATCGACAACAAGGTGACATCGCTTATGTCGGCGCTCAATATTTTTGAGGTGCTGAAATCAATACCGGCTATTTTTTCCCTGAAAAAAGATGGTCTGAGTGTTCGTGAGTATTATTCAAAGATCGTCGGCCAGGAGAACTACAACAAGGTGCTCAGTCACTTTTTCAGTGCGGTTCCTTCGCAGCCTACCGATGATTTTCCGGCTGATATGATGTTCAAGTCCCGTCCTAAACGCAAGGAGGTGCTGAAGAACTATACCTTTACCAACGGTTTGCAGTCGGTCGCCAGAGCGATTGCAAAAAGGCGCGGGATCAATGTTTTTACCTCTCAGGATGTGACCGGTGTGGAGATGCTCGATGGCCGTTATGTCATCACAACAGCAGGAGGAGGGAGTTACTCAGCGGCAACATTGGCGCTCGCAACGCCATCAGCAGTGTCTTCGCATCTTCTGCAGTCAATTGATCCGGCAATTGCAGGACATCTCGGGAAACTCAAGGCGGCATCAGTCGATTCTGTCGGGGTCATCATCAGAAAGGGAGATCTGTCTGTCAAACCTGTTGCCGCTCTGATTTCGCCCAACGATATATTTTACTCGGCTGTCTCGCGTGATGTCGTTCCCGATGAGCACTTCCGTGGTTTTGCGTTCCATTTCAAGCCGGGATTGAGCGAGGAGAAGAAGATGAAGCGCATAACCGAAGCTCTTGGAGTCAGTACGGCTAAAATAGCCCATACCTGCCAGGTGACCAACGTCGTTCCGTCACTTCGTGTCGGTCATAAAGAGTGGCTTGAGTCGATGGATCGTATGCTGTCAGGTAAAAACATTCTCCTGACAGGCAACTATTTCGGAGGTATGGCGATTGAGGATTGTGTGTCGCGTTCCAGAAGCGAAAGCGAGCGTATGAAAAACATGTAG
- a CDS encoding gamma carbonic anhydrase family protein, translating to MASVLPYQGIYPKIHESVFLAEGACVIGDVEIGEGSSVWFNTVIRGDVCPIRIGCRTSVQDNATLHVTHDTGPLSIGSDVTIGHGAVLHACNVRDHVLVGMGAVLLDDAVIEPFSIVAAGALVRQGFRVPSGMLAAGVPAKLIRPVSDAERQTIKESPQNYVRYVNTYREGGYEGRG from the coding sequence ATGGCTAGCGTGTTGCCTTATCAGGGGATCTATCCAAAAATTCATGAATCGGTTTTTCTTGCCGAAGGAGCTTGTGTAATCGGCGATGTTGAGATCGGCGAGGGGTCGAGCGTCTGGTTCAACACGGTGATTCGTGGCGATGTCTGTCCGATCCGCATCGGCTGCAGAACCAGCGTTCAGGATAATGCTACTCTGCATGTGACGCACGATACCGGTCCGCTTTCGATTGGAAGCGACGTGACTATCGGCCATGGAGCTGTTCTGCACGCATGCAATGTCAGGGATCACGTGCTTGTCGGAATGGGTGCTGTCCTGCTTGACGATGCCGTCATCGAACCATTTTCCATCGTTGCCGCGGGGGCGCTTGTCCGTCAGGGCTTTAGGGTTCCTTCCGGGATGCTCGCAGCCGGAGTGCCGGCAAAGCTTATCAGGCCGGTGAGCGATGCCGAGCGTCAAACAATCAAGGAGTCCCCTCAGAATTATGTGCGCTATGTCAACACCTATCGTGAGGGAGGCTATGAGGGTAGGGGGTGA
- the lptB gene encoding LPS export ABC transporter ATP-binding protein, protein MNSTLSCHKLKKIYNKREVVKNSTIEVRQGEIVGLLGPNGAGKTTTFYMIVGLVRPDGGDVFLDSTEITPLPMFRRARLGIGYLPQEASVFRKMTVEDNIRSVLEFSPLTRDQQHERTEQMLEDFNITHIRKNMGYSLSGGERRRTEIARALALNPKFILLDEPFAGVDPIAVEDIQEIVRNLVKRNIGILITDHNVHETLSITSHAYLMFDGAIFMQGTPAEIADDPEARKLYLGEKFSLDRY, encoded by the coding sequence ATGAACTCCACACTTAGCTGTCACAAGTTAAAAAAGATCTACAATAAACGGGAAGTCGTCAAAAACTCCACAATAGAGGTCAGACAGGGCGAAATCGTCGGCCTTCTGGGGCCTAACGGGGCCGGTAAAACCACGACGTTCTATATGATCGTAGGACTGGTTCGACCCGATGGCGGAGACGTTTTTCTCGACAGTACGGAAATCACGCCCCTGCCCATGTTCAGAAGAGCAAGGCTCGGTATAGGCTATTTACCACAGGAAGCCTCGGTCTTCAGGAAAATGACGGTTGAAGATAACATCAGAAGCGTCCTGGAATTTTCTCCGCTCACCAGGGATCAGCAGCATGAACGGACAGAACAGATGCTTGAAGATTTCAACATAACGCACATCCGCAAAAACATGGGCTATTCGCTTTCCGGCGGAGAACGAAGACGCACTGAAATTGCCCGCGCGCTTGCGCTGAACCCCAAATTCATTCTTCTCGATGAACCCTTTGCCGGTGTCGATCCGATTGCTGTCGAGGATATTCAGGAGATTGTCCGAAACCTCGTCAAGCGCAACATCGGAATTCTCATTACCGATCACAATGTCCATGAAACACTCTCGATCACCAGTCATGCCTACCTGATGTTCGATGGTGCGATCTTCATGCAGGGCACACCGGCTGAAATAGCCGACGATCCTGAAGCAAGAAAGCTCTATCTGGGAGAAAAGTTCTCACTCGACAGATACTGA
- a CDS encoding B12-binding domain-containing radical SAM protein, translating into MNILLLYPEFPDTFWSFKHALTFISRKASLPPLGLLTVSAMLPGTWNRRLVDLNVTSLDAEDLAWADVVFISAMGVQQKSARELISRCSQAGIVTVAGGPLFTSEPECFPEVDHFVLNEAETTLPLFLDDLATGNPGKYYRSDDFPSIKTSPIPDWGVLDMKKYASMAIQFSRGCPFQCDFCNVTALFGHKIRTKSSQQIIEELNGLKENGWQDSVFFVDDNFIANKTYLKKVLLPELIEWQAHNRTTTKFYTECSINIADDAELMDLMVKAGFNQVFIGIETPDNSALEACGKQHNTSRDLLENVKTIQRAGLEVQAGFIVGFDTDTPSIFRQQIEFIQQSGIVTAMVGLLQALPGTRLYERMKREGRLRCSSTGDNVDSTTNIVPVMDLETLQNGYRDMMHYLYSPKNYYHRIQTLLKEYRQPQFKSRFRPGQLVAFARSTVILGIIGEERLQYWKMLLWTLFRKHESLSLAVTLSIYGYHFRKVCALHLKKEASLSP; encoded by the coding sequence ATGAACATACTCCTTCTCTATCCTGAATTCCCCGACACCTTCTGGAGCTTCAAGCACGCATTGACATTCATCAGCAGGAAAGCCTCCCTTCCTCCGCTGGGGCTCCTGACCGTCTCGGCCATGCTGCCCGGCACATGGAACCGTCGTCTTGTGGATCTCAATGTCACCAGCCTCGATGCCGAAGACCTCGCATGGGCGGATGTAGTCTTTATCAGCGCTATGGGGGTGCAGCAGAAATCAGCACGGGAACTGATATCCCGATGCAGCCAGGCGGGCATTGTAACGGTAGCCGGAGGTCCCTTATTTACGTCTGAACCTGAATGCTTCCCCGAGGTCGACCATTTCGTACTCAATGAAGCAGAAACAACGCTGCCGCTCTTTCTTGACGATCTGGCAACCGGTAATCCCGGTAAATATTACCGGTCCGATGACTTTCCGTCAATAAAAACCTCTCCGATTCCTGACTGGGGAGTGCTTGACATGAAAAAATACGCCTCGATGGCTATCCAGTTCTCGAGAGGATGTCCTTTCCAATGCGATTTCTGCAACGTGACAGCGCTCTTCGGCCATAAAATCCGGACAAAATCCAGTCAACAGATCATAGAGGAGCTGAATGGCCTGAAAGAAAACGGGTGGCAGGACAGCGTCTTCTTCGTTGACGATAACTTTATTGCCAACAAAACCTATCTGAAAAAAGTCCTGCTTCCTGAGCTGATCGAATGGCAGGCGCACAACAGAACCACGACAAAGTTCTATACAGAATGCTCGATCAATATTGCCGACGATGCCGAGCTTATGGACCTCATGGTCAAGGCTGGCTTCAACCAGGTCTTTATCGGCATTGAAACCCCCGACAACAGCGCACTTGAAGCGTGTGGAAAACAGCATAACACATCGAGGGACCTCCTGGAAAACGTTAAAACAATCCAGCGTGCCGGTCTTGAAGTCCAGGCCGGCTTTATTGTCGGGTTCGACACCGATACCCCGTCCATTTTCCGCCAGCAGATCGAATTCATCCAGCAGAGCGGCATTGTCACAGCGATGGTCGGTCTCCTGCAGGCACTTCCCGGAACCCGACTGTACGAACGAATGAAGCGTGAAGGAAGGCTGCGCTGCAGTTCGACCGGAGATAATGTCGACAGCACTACCAATATCGTCCCGGTGATGGATCTCGAAACCTTGCAGAACGGCTACCGGGATATGATGCACTATCTCTATTCACCAAAAAACTATTACCACCGGATACAAACCCTGCTCAAGGAGTACCGCCAGCCGCAGTTCAAGTCACGTTTCAGACCGGGCCAGCTTGTGGCATTCGCCCGCTCCACCGTTATACTCGGCATCATAGGAGAAGAACGGCTGCAATACTGGAAAATGCTGCTCTGGACCCTGTTCAGAAAACATGAATCTCTTTCTCTTGCCGTTACTCTATCCATCTACGGGTATCATTTCCGGAAAGTCTGTGCACTGCATCTTAAAAAAGAAGCTTCGCTCTCTCCCTGA
- a CDS encoding HD domain-containing protein, protein MISDSFLFRSDGGFIRLPIWGHIPLNTPLKKILSHPTFLRLKGIRQLSFSQQVYPGATHTRFEHSIGVYHLMKLILQRIHTNPLAESLQNDRFFFDDHSCRLLLSAALLHDIGHYPHAHVLEEQAPVFRGKPVFTRHESLVDRFLFETSDHFPSIADTLHDEWKVDPHEVAALIRGESGNTYKKLISGTLDPDKMDYLMRDAHHCNIPYGNIDIERLIESFVPDPERCRFAITEKGIAPLESLLFAKYMMMRNVYWHHTSRTFSVMLRRFLQDNIDTCMITPHTLTELFYSNSDDRVLYDLEHLLPSEKNPAGSLLERIQQRKIYKRAIIRTPYLNGAKKPIDWMMAYATDHERRKEQEIALCTMIAKRHNIDLCGHEILIDPPSLKDIFDYDDLRELCVFPTKQEHLQSPGNHQKNYISFDEFGESVFRSDFILAFERYTKKFRIVCREDLTPLVRQHEEEIIGMLEAKGPT, encoded by the coding sequence ATGATCTCCGACAGTTTTCTGTTCCGCTCGGACGGCGGCTTTATCCGCCTCCCCATATGGGGTCACATTCCGCTCAATACCCCGCTCAAAAAAATTCTTTCCCATCCGACCTTTCTTCGCCTGAAAGGCATCCGCCAGCTCTCGTTTTCACAGCAGGTCTACCCTGGAGCCACGCATACCCGTTTTGAGCACTCGATCGGGGTCTACCATCTCATGAAACTGATTCTTCAGAGAATCCATACCAACCCGCTTGCCGAAAGCCTTCAGAACGACCGTTTTTTCTTCGACGATCACTCCTGCAGACTGCTGCTCTCGGCCGCCCTGCTTCACGACATCGGGCACTACCCTCATGCGCATGTTCTCGAAGAACAGGCTCCTGTCTTCCGGGGCAAACCGGTCTTCACCAGACATGAGTCGCTGGTCGACCGTTTTCTTTTCGAAACCAGTGATCATTTCCCATCAATTGCCGACACGCTCCACGATGAGTGGAAGGTCGACCCGCATGAGGTAGCGGCACTGATTCGTGGAGAGAGTGGCAACACCTACAAAAAACTGATCAGCGGGACGCTTGACCCCGATAAAATGGACTACCTCATGCGCGACGCGCACCACTGCAATATCCCCTACGGAAACATCGATATAGAACGATTGATCGAATCGTTCGTCCCTGACCCGGAACGATGCCGTTTTGCTATTACAGAAAAAGGGATAGCGCCGCTCGAAAGTCTGCTCTTCGCCAAGTACATGATGATGCGCAATGTCTACTGGCACCATACAAGCCGGACATTCTCCGTCATGCTGCGCAGGTTTCTTCAGGACAATATCGATACCTGCATGATCACGCCGCATACGCTCACCGAGCTTTTTTACAGCAATTCAGATGATCGTGTGCTCTACGATCTCGAACACCTCCTGCCCTCCGAAAAAAATCCGGCAGGATCACTCCTTGAACGTATTCAGCAGCGAAAAATTTATAAACGCGCCATCATTCGCACCCCGTATCTGAATGGGGCAAAAAAGCCTATCGACTGGATGATGGCCTACGCCACCGATCATGAACGACGCAAAGAGCAGGAGATCGCGCTCTGCACCATGATCGCCAAACGCCACAACATCGATCTCTGCGGACATGAGATTCTCATCGACCCGCCATCACTGAAAGATATTTTCGACTACGATGATCTGAGAGAACTCTGCGTCTTTCCAACGAAACAGGAACATCTCCAAAGCCCCGGTAATCATCAGAAAAATTATATCAGCTTCGACGAGTTCGGCGAATCGGTCTTCCGCTCGGATTTTATCCTCGCGTTTGAACGCTACACAAAAAAATTCCGTATCGTCTGTCGAGAAGACCTGACCCCCCTTGTCCGTCAACATGAGGAAGAGATCATCGGGATGCTTGAAGCAAAGGGGCCGACCTGA
- a CDS encoding YtxH domain-containing protein, translated as MENQDNYYKGLFYGAVLGAAAGTIMGLLFAPNKGRETQQIISGKFRHALGKATDKASEFYDPGTEESIFTNEALERSNEIIENAKAEAGKILNDANTILREIKTHAKGQSKTQEN; from the coding sequence ATGGAAAACCAGGATAACTACTATAAAGGACTGTTTTACGGCGCTGTGCTCGGGGCCGCGGCAGGAACAATTATGGGCTTGCTGTTTGCTCCCAACAAAGGCCGCGAAACCCAGCAGATTATTTCAGGAAAGTTCCGTCACGCCCTTGGAAAAGCCACCGATAAAGCATCGGAATTTTACGACCCCGGTACAGAAGAGAGCATTTTCACCAATGAAGCACTCGAGCGTTCCAATGAAATTATCGAGAACGCAAAAGCAGAGGCAGGTAAAATCCTCAATGACGCCAACACCATTCTGAGAGAGATCAAAACCCACGCCAAGGGACAATCGAAAACCCAGGAGAACTGA
- a CDS encoding alpha/beta fold hydrolase gives MLTYTGVHLDRIAAEGHAVLMLHAFPLSSSMWVDQLGALYQYRIPALAPNIYGVEGSDMRPNWSFDDYIEELEPLLSELGIRQVTLVGLSMGGYQAFEFYRHYPHMVRSLVLCDTRAEADSPEALQTRKEFSAAVRQKGPEEALLQMQPNVFAPGLEDKNPAVAETFKAIVTHQTGEVIAAALEAIARRKDSTATLATISCPVTFITGKEDRLTPPPLAESMHKAVNGSVLHLIDKAGHLSNIEQPDEFNALLLDHLNRLA, from the coding sequence ATGCTGACCTATACCGGAGTTCATCTTGACCGGATTGCTGCAGAAGGGCATGCCGTCCTCATGCTGCACGCCTTTCCGCTCTCTTCATCCATGTGGGTCGATCAGCTCGGAGCACTCTACCAGTACCGTATACCGGCTCTCGCACCCAATATCTATGGCGTCGAGGGATCGGATATGCGTCCGAACTGGTCGTTCGACGACTATATCGAGGAACTGGAACCCCTGCTTTCAGAACTTGGGATACGCCAGGTCACCCTTGTCGGCCTCTCGATGGGCGGGTACCAGGCATTCGAATTCTACCGCCACTACCCGCACATGGTCCGATCACTGGTTCTGTGCGATACTCGCGCTGAAGCAGATTCTCCTGAAGCACTCCAAACCCGCAAGGAGTTCAGCGCAGCGGTCAGACAGAAAGGACCGGAAGAAGCTCTTCTGCAAATGCAGCCGAATGTCTTTGCCCCTGGTCTCGAGGATAAAAACCCTGCTGTGGCGGAGACCTTCAAAGCAATCGTGACGCACCAGACGGGCGAAGTCATCGCTGCTGCGCTGGAGGCAATCGCCCGCAGAAAAGATTCCACGGCGACACTGGCAACCATCTCCTGCCCGGTTACTTTCATAACGGGAAAAGAGGACAGACTGACGCCTCCGCCGCTTGCAGAATCAATGCATAAGGCCGTCAACGGATCGGTCCTGCATCTCATAGACAAAGCAGGACATCTGTCAAATATAGAACAACCTGACGAGTTCAATGCTCTGCTTCTCGATCATCTCAATCGACTTGCCTGA